DNA from Patescibacteria group bacterium:
GAACCTTTATAATCCCCTGCCTGTGACGCAATCACTCCGCTCCGCACCCAGGTGGAAGCAAACGCGGTCCGAAAAGTAAATAAATACAAAACCGCAAACGAAAAAATTATCAAGACCGCGAGCCACGCTCCGGCAACGGCTGGAGTATTGATAAACAATCTTCCCTCTTTTTTCGGTTCGGTTGTCTCGCTCTGCCACCAGGCCAGGCAGAAATAAAACATAATCAATGCATTCGGCTGGTCAAAGATAAAAAGATTTTGCACGAAATATCCGATCAGAATTCCAATTGAGCCGCAATAAATATGGGTATCGATTTTACCGCCCTTGAAGGCTTTGGTGAGCTGAATGATTATGAGAGCGAATAAGGCGAGATATGCCGCCGTACCGACCACGCCCGTATTATTCAGCATATCCATCATCTGGTTATGCGCATGGTCAAACCATGTTTCGTAGAACGAAAACTCCAGTGACTTTGGATTGTAGTATTTATTGAAAGTATAAAAATAATTTTCCGGACCCCAACCAAAAACCGGACGCTCCAAGAATCCCTTCCACGCGATTTCCCAAGCAATAAAGCGCGTCGCCGCCGTGCCACCGGTTAACGAAATATCTCGGAAGCGATTGAGGCCGGGAACCTGCGCGGTCCAGGCCTGATCTTTAATCAGCCAAAATCCAGCCGACGCAAGGATTATTGCCAAAAATATACCCGCGGAAATTATGCGGATCTTTTTATTATTTTTAAGTATTGCGTAAAGCGCGAGATACACGAGCCCGGCGAGAAAAACTCCAACCATTGCGCCGCGTGTTTCGGCGAAAAGAAAAGCCAAGAACTGTATTGCGAGCATGGCTCCCCACATTGCCTTGGTTGACCACCGCACGGCTTTTTGCAGAAGAACGAGCGTAATGAACATAGTGAAAATCAAATACGCAGCCAAGAAAATCGGATTATTCATAAACGCGCCGGTACGAGCGCCGGTTTGCAGCACCAATTCCGGCGCCACGCGCTGGATAAAAGCGACAAACGACAGCGCCACGCTCACACCCACATTGAAAATTAAAACTTTTTTCCATTCGCGCCAGCCGCGGAAAACCGAAATTGCCATAAAATAAAACAGGAGATAATGGAGAAGCGGCCAAAAACCGGTCATACGTTCGTGATAACTCCAGAAGCTGCGATTCGAATCAACGCCAAAAATCACGGCTAAAAAAAGTCCGATGAAATACGCCGCAAGCCCGTACATAATAAGCGACCGCCGCGGCCGGTATTCCGGCTTGCGCGCGAGAAGATATATATACCACGGCAACGCGCTCATGAGCACGATCATAAGATAGACCGTCTTGCCAAAAATATACGGGTAAACCGTCCATGGCAAAAAAATAAACGGCATCACGAGAGCCGCATATACGCTAATTTTTACCCACCAATATGCGATGCGGTCCATTGTTTCAAGATTGTTATTCATATTATTTTATTTCAACGGCATTAATATTGTCAAAAACGCCACTGATAAAGCGCAGATTAATTTTATTATTATAAATTTCCGCGATGGCGATTCTCACCTCTCCGACAATATAGTCATAAAATGCTTTCAAGTCAAACTGATTCGCCTGCGTCGCCCAGTTTGCGCTGCGGAGGAACGCGCCATTCCGATCGAATGATTTTATATATATATTTCCGTCTGTTTTATAAGTAACCAGTATCTCTTCTTCTTCGCCCGTATCCAAATTTTGCGTCGCAACGAATATTGGCCCCGTGATTTTCTCTGCCGCTTGAAAATTTGAAACCAAGACGCCACTCTTCCTAAATATCTTAATATGCAAAACACCGGCATCAATAAATCCCACGATTATTTCATCCGTGTCATCGGCATCAATATCTCCAGCCGTGACCGTAACGCCGCCGCGAAAACCAGAAGTATACGCCATAAAATTACCCTGAATTTCCCCTCTTTCATTAAACACTAGTATATGCGGACCGCCGCCCGGACCCGGCGCGGTGATAATTTCATCGTTCACCGTCCGGCTGTCCACATTTCCGACGGCGATATTCACGCCACCGCGGAAAAGCGAATTATACGCAAAAAATTGTCCGTACAATTTCCCTGTCTCGCTAAAAATACGCACCTGCGGACCGCCGCCCGGACCCGCGCCGACCACAATTTCTTTTTGACCGTCATTATTTACGTCGCCGCTCTGAGCCGTGAACCCCTTTTTGAAACTATCCGGAAACACCGCGAAGCTATCTTTGACTTCCCCGCCGCTCCCAAGCTCACGGACAACCGGCGTAAAACCAAGCGGCGCACCGATTACAAGCGATGAACCGCTCTTTGCCGCTTCAAGCGCCAACTCAAGCGCAGCGCGCGCATCCACGCGCGTTCCCAAGCCTCCGGCAAAATCCGGATTGATCCCGTCAATTATCACGCCGCTTTTTACCAAAATTTCATTGATTTCACGAGCCGAGAGCCCGGGCGCGATTGATTTCACGAGTGCGGACACGCCGGAAACAATCGGCGCCGCAAACGAAGTGCCCGACCAATCGTCATCATAGAATGTATCAAAATCCGCAATTGCCGAGTTATAAACACGCGCGCTCCATATATCCATGCCCGGTGCCGAAACATCAACGCAGGCTTTGCCAAAATTTGAAAATTTCGCTTTTTGATCCAACGTGTCGGTTGCCGCGACTCCAAGTACGTATATTTCATTCTCATATTGATCAATGCACACCGGAAATTCATCGTACATATCCAAGTTCGAGCCGCCCGATTCGTCCGGCGTATTGCCGGCCGCCGCCACTACTACTACTCCCGCTTCCCAGGCGCGGCGCACCGCAGTTGACATATCCTCGCTAAAATTAAAACCTACAAAACTCAAATTAATCACATCCGCACCATTTCGAATGGCGTAATAAATCGCTTTTGCCACATTGTCCGAGAATCCGTTACCCGTGGCATCGAGCACCTGAAGCGGCATTATCTTGCTCTCCCAGGTGATTCCGGCCATGCCGTTCCGATTATTCCCTTCGGCTGCGATGATGCTCGCCACCGCCGTGCCATGGCTAATTCCCTCTTCCGCATATCCGTTGGAAAAATTCGGCAATATATTTCCGTTATTATCCGAGAAATTCCATCCATTCACATCATCAATATAATCATTCTTATCATCATCGATTCCGTTTGCCGGAATTTCATCTTCATTGATCCAAGCATTGCCATCCAATTCCGGATGCGAAATATCCACGGCCGTATCAATCACTGCGACAATCACCTTCGGACTGCCGGTCGAAATATCCCAGGCGCGTTCGGCATCAATCTGACGCAAATACCACTGACGCGAAAAATCCGTATCGTTTGGGGTGAAAGCCTGCGCGCCTTGAACCGCAACGAATACAAAAATTATTGTGCAGAATATAAACTTTTTCACAGGCTAAAAATTCATAAGTTATACGGATATGATACCATTTTTGCGCAAAAAATACACACTCATGCCATCCATCCCCAACCTAAATCCCGCCCCCGGGCGTCCCCAGGGGCGGGATTTTTGAGTTACTGAATATTGCCGATTACTCGGCCAGTCAAGACTAGAAGGTCAATACCACGTTTTCGGTGAGATCCTTGACGAGATACTCGTCAGTCCAATCACCGGTTGACAACGTATCTAATTGAGCGTTGTGCGGTATTGCCGCCTTGTCTGACCAGACAAGGTAAGCAGCAACTTCGCCACCCACTACACCGGTTGCATCCAAGTTCGGACCACGTACGGTGCCGACCGCGGCTGCATTCAGGTGATAGGTGTAGATGGTTGAGCTGCCAGTCTTAATAGTTACGTTAAGCGACTCGCTGGAGCCTGCACCGCCAACCGTACCCTTGAGGGTAAAGATGTGGCCGGAGCCAGAAATGCTCTGCTCTGTGCCGCTCGTGTAACTAATAAAGATTGTGCCCGAGGCATCGGTTGCGCCTTCAACAGTATTGCCGAGGTTATCAGTGATGGTAACCAAATCGGAAATATCTGTACCGTCCTGGAACCACTTCAAGGTATCAACCGTGAACGCACCGCTCTTAGTGAATTCGAATGTGAGTTTCGCGACACCCGCATCGCCTGCACTGTCTGCGGTAACCTTGGTCTTGTAGAGTTCAATCGTACCGTTGGCCAGGCTCGAGCTAGCTAACGCTTGCTTGGCAAAAGTAAGCTTGGTCTTGCGGATAACCATTGGGTTGCCCGCGAGGACCGCCGAGGCCGCCGCGTACACGCGCTCGCCGGACATGGCGCCCGTGCCCTTCACATTGTAACTATTGGTATAGTTCGCATCCCACTCGCCGGTCGTAACATTGTATTCAACCGCGAGTTTCGGGTTGTTGCCCGAGGTTGCGCCTGCGTCAATCGCGTTCAGCTTGCCAACCACCTGGAAGGTCACACTGCCGTCAGCCGGCACGGTGATCGGGGTGGAAAGCGTGATGTCGGTCGCCGTCGCCGAACCCGGGAACACATCCGTGCCCGAGGAGACGATTACGCCGTCCTTCTGAATCGCGAGGTACTTGAAGTCACTATTTGCGCCGCCGCTATAGCGTTGCAGGCGGATCTTGTCAACGGAGATATTTTCGTACTGTGAAGTAATCTTGGCTTGGGCAAAGGTTGTCCAAGCATCCTTACCGGCAATGACAATGTCGGTTGACGGATTTGATTCCGCCGCGATTGTCAATGTACCGGAATTCTTCACAGTCTGGAAGATTGTCGGACCGTTGTTGATCGGATTGCTCCAAGTCACGTCGCCGTCAGTCGCAGTAACTGAATTGGCATCTGCGTCTTCGGCCGAAATATCGGTTTCGAGAGCAATACCGACCCAGAATGTGTCATCCGTACCGCCGGAAGTCGCCACTGAATCAAGTATTGCCTTGACAACCAATGTCTTGGTTTCACCCGCCGGAATGCTATAGCTGAGACCGTCAAATGTGGCGGTACCCGCCGTTGCATCCGGGCTCTCGGCCGTGCCGAGCTGAGTCGTGCCATCCCACAGCGTAAGCTGGGTAATGACATCGTCCAGTTGAGCCGCGGTATAACCCGCACCGTTCACATTGCCCTGACCAGTGACTTTAACGCTCGTCACTTTGATTGCGCTCTGTGAACCAGCTGTGAACACAAAACCAGATGAAGCAACATCTGATGTCTTCTTGACATAGGTGTCACTCACCGGAGTCGCGGCCAGCTGAACTGTCAGACTCGATGTCTTGACCGTCATGGTGTTGCCGGTAATAACCGCATTCGGCACGATTTGGGTTACAGCGAGATATTCGCCTGTGGCATTGTTCTTCACATAATCGGCAGCAAAGGCATTCAACTTGGCCACATATTGGCGATCGCTGTTGAACCAGGCGTTGTTTGCCACATCGGCCTTGAGGGCCAAATTCTTGGTTGTGCCCGCGTTCACATAAAATGAATCGCTAACCACCCAAGTGCAAGTAGTTGCATCCTCACCACAGGCGGGACTTCCGCTTGAAAGTTGAGTCGGACCGGCGACAACTTCGCCGGAATCGGTATCAACTAATTTGATGTCAGTGAACAGATCTGTGGTGGATGCGTCAATGTAGTCATCACCATTGATACCTGCCAGTGTGAAGCTGATCTTGCGGACCTCGAGAGTGTTCTCGGCCGCAGTCATGCCAAACTGGAAGAAGATCTGATCCTGGCCGGCCTTTGGCATAGTGCCAGTCGCCGGACCATTGTAAGCGATCGTCAATTGACCGCCCTCGGTATTCGTGGTTACTGAATCGCCGCTATCAAAATCATCAATGTTCACTGCCGCGCCCCAGCCATAGGTATTATCTGTGGCATCGACATCGGTAGTGTACTCAAGATAGGTAATGATAGAGCGGCCGCCCTTGCCCACGACATCGGCCTTGACATAAAGAGTCTTGGTTGTGCCGTTGGAAATGAGATAAGGCGTGGCGAGGATAAAGTTTATCTTATCGCCGACAATTGTCGCTGTTTCGGCCACTAATTCTGTACCAACATACAGCTTCAGGTTGGTAACGTCGCTGTTCACGACCGTACCGGCCTGAGCGATGCTGATTTGATTAAGCTTAATATCCGCGCTTGCGGCAGTAAGCTTAAATGAAGAAATCGTGGCTGCAAGTGATCCAACTGTTACGTTGGCCGGATCTGAACCTTCATTCACCGTCAGAGTGGCGGCATCCTGTGCACCAACCGTGAAGGTGTTGCCGCGTATCGGGAAACTGCCCGAAACCGTGGCGGTTGTGCCAACCTTACTCGTCGCAACGAGCTCTAGGGCATGTTCATCCGCAGCTATTGCGGTTGAACTCAAATCGCCGCGGACCGTGAGATACTTGGTCGTGCCGGCGGTAATCGTCAAGTTCAGGTTGTTGAATTGAGCCTCGTTTGAGCTGGTATTGATACTGCGACCGCTCGTCAGTCTTGTTGAACCCTCATAGAGGTAGACGTTCGTGAAGTCGCTCGCTGTACCAACGCCAAGGCGATGGAATGTCAGGGTATTAAGAATGACATTGCCGTCCGAGCTCGCGGTCACAGCGACCTTAATAAGCTGCACGCTTGACGAACCCTGGGCGACAGTTGCGCCCGCCGGGGTGTCAGAGGCCAAGGCCACGGCAAGACCGGTGCCTGTGCCGGAAACGCCGGCTACAAGATCCGTAATGCCCGCTTCACCGCCGGTAACCGCGGTTCCGTCCGCATAAGTTACATCGGCCGCGACTGGGCTAATTACGAAACGCCATTGGAACATGTTGGCATCAAATGCCGCCTCGTTCGCAATTGCGCGCTTCTGACCATCCTGAATGTAGTAGACGGATGCACCAGAAGCATACTTAATCAAGCATCCATTCGGATGCACATAAGTGCTGATTGAGGTGCCGATTGAATAGTTGGTGAAGAATGAATCCGGAACGTCAACTACCCAGCTGGCCCAATTTGTTCCCCAGAGTTTCTGGGCAACGGCCTCGGTCTCAACCCAATGCAAAACACCGCCGGTCGTCACGGCATAAACCTTGGGATCGGTGGTAATTTTGATTAGGAATGTACCTGGGCGGATTGTGATATTTCCGCCGATAGAGACTGCCGCGAGTTCCGCGTCAGTGATCTCTTTCAGGGTTGAGAAATCGGGGTACCATGAATAATAGGTGTTCTCGTTCGGGAAAACGTATCTCTTACCATCTGCTGCGTAATAATACACCGCCGGTTGGCTGGCCTTAATAAGGTCGCCTGCGGACAAGGTCGCTGCTTCCGCTGCCAAAGGCATTATGAAAGCCGCAAAACCGATTGACCACGCCATGGTGGTGATAACTACGCCAACGGTAAGGATCCTCTTTGAAATGCGTAGAACTTCAGTCATAAATAATTTATATCCTTTTGAATTTAATTCTTATCACGCAAGCGGCCATTGGCCCCGACCTTTTAGCCTGCGCGTTAATTAACTCTGGTACAAGTTCCGACGCCCCAACATAAAGTTGGCGGTCGGAATCCCGACTTCCGCCTGCGGCGGAATGTCGGGACATCAGCCCATACCCCGGAAACGGCTTCCATAAAAACCGCCTTCGGGGTATTTCCGATGATTAATTTAATTCGTTACCGCTTTTGTCGTGGTTGCGGCTCCAGCCACTGCTGGCGTAGATGAAGTCTGAATTACGGGAATGATTGGGTCAGTCGATGAAACCCCAACCGGTTCGGTTATAATCGGCGTCTCGCTTGCTTCACTCTGATTTTCGGCTCCAACCGCCGAAGCCAGGGTATTCACTTCTTTTACCGCCGCAATCGCCCCGACTAAATCATTATTTTCCAAAAGTTCCCGTGCCTCCACAACTTTTTCCGCCAGTTGATCGGCAGTCGCGGTTGATGCTCCCGTTACCCCGATAACTTCACCCGTGCCGCTCGCCGCACCAGTAATCACCTCTCCGGTCGAAGACGCGGCCTCCGAACCCACCGGGGTAGAAATTACCTCCGCGGTACCCGAAGCGCTCGTTACTCCAACCAACGCTGCCGCGGCTTCGGCTCTTTCCAGCTTGCTCGTAATTTTTTCAATTACTTCTTCCTCGGTGATTCCTTCGGCCTGACCCTGGGCGTGTTTCTCTACGATGACTTCAACGGCCTTAACTGCCGTTACCTCAACAACCGCTTTCGCTTCTTGGACATCATTCTTATTGACATCGGAAAGCTTGTCCATGGTTTCCTGCAATTTATTTTCAAACTCTTCAGATTTTTCATCAACGATTTTCGCCACCTCAACCGCCTTCTTTGAAGAACTTTTTTGTTTAATTTCTTCCAGATCATCCTGAACTGTTTTCATGCCTTTTTTAAAATCCGCCATGGACTTGGTTAGCTTTTCTTCCTTCCTTATATCGGGTTTCTCAATCAACTTAGTCGCTTCTTCCAGCCGCCGTCCGGCAAAATCAATGCGCAGTTTTGTTTTAACTTCCCGGGCCGGCGAAAGGGTTATTTGCGCGCCTTCGGAAAATAATTTTACGCCGTAAAGCGCATCACCCGGCAAGCTGCCAAAAGACGCACTCACTGTCGCGGTCCAGCTGCCAAATACCAGAAATACGATAACCATGGCTGCGACAACCGGACGAAACGCCTTAGACCAGCCGGTGCTTACATCCACTGCCAATGAAAAATTTTCAAGCAGACTGCCGGTTTTCTCCGCCGCCGGCGCGTCCTGTCTTGCGTGAGCAAGCATGCTTTCGCGCGTTGACAATACCCAAGCCTCACGCGCTTTGCCGCCCGCTTTCGTCTTACCGAGATTATTCAATTGTTCTACCAATTTATCCATTTATCGGGTTTATTTATTGTCTTGCTGCTCCATAATTTCACGTAATGCCGCGAGCGAGCGGTGAAGCAGAACCCGCACATTGTTTCCGCTTTTCTGCAAAATACTCGCGATTTCGCCAGCTGTCATATTATCCAGATACTTCATCACCACAATCTCGCGATACTCATCCTTTAGTTTATTCAGCGCACGGTAAATCCTCGCCAAGTCAGACTGCTTCTCCAGTTCCGCCAGTCCAACGATGTCCACTTCTCCGGCCGTCTCTTCCATGAGCTGAATATCGCTCTTTCTCTGCCGATAATGGTCAATGACCAAATTCCGCGCAATTGTGTAGAGTAGGGCTCCCACACTTTTCACCGGCTGGCTGCCTGCAAGATAATCCCAGGCTTTTAAAAAAACCTCTGAACTCAAGTCTTCAGCTTCTTGTTCCGAGGATACTTTAAAAAAAATAAATCTATATATCTTGGCGCCGTAATCATCAT
Protein-coding regions in this window:
- a CDS encoding RNA polymerase sigma factor, with product MNKFKEKILVYKIKAKQDAGAFAELYDDYGAKIYRFIFFKVSSEQEAEDLSSEVFLKAWDYLAGSQPVKSVGALLYTIARNLVIDHYRQRKSDIQLMEETAGEVDIVGLAELEKQSDLARIYRALNKLKDEYREIVVMKYLDNMTAGEIASILQKSGNNVRVLLHRSLAALREIMEQQDNK
- a CDS encoding S8 family serine peptidase, which translates into the protein MKKFIFCTIIFVFVAVQGAQAFTPNDTDFSRQWYLRQIDAERAWDISTGSPKVIVAVIDTAVDISHPELDGNAWINEDEIPANGIDDDKNDYIDDVNGWNFSDNNGNILPNFSNGYAEEGISHGTAVASIIAAEGNNRNGMAGITWESKIMPLQVLDATGNGFSDNVAKAIYYAIRNGADVINLSFVGFNFSEDMSTAVRRAWEAGVVVVAAAGNTPDESGGSNLDMYDEFPVCIDQYENEIYVLGVAATDTLDQKAKFSNFGKACVDVSAPGMDIWSARVYNSAIADFDTFYDDDWSGTSFAAPIVSGVSALVKSIAPGLSAREINEILVKSGVIIDGINPDFAGGLGTRVDARAALELALEAAKSGSSLVIGAPLGFTPVVRELGSGGEVKDSFAVFPDSFKKGFTAQSGDVNNDGQKEIVVGAGPGGGPQVRIFSETGKLYGQFFAYNSLFRGGVNIAVGNVDSRTVNDEIITAPGPGGGPHILVFNERGEIQGNFMAYTSGFRGGVTVTAGDIDADDTDEIIVGFIDAGVLHIKIFRKSGVLVSNFQAAEKITGPIFVATQNLDTGEEEEILVTYKTDGNIYIKSFDRNGAFLRSANWATQANQFDLKAFYDYIVGEVRIAIAEIYNNKINLRFISGVFDNINAVEIK
- a CDS encoding DUF5667 domain-containing protein; the encoded protein is MDKLVEQLNNLGKTKAGGKAREAWVLSTRESMLAHARQDAPAAEKTGSLLENFSLAVDVSTGWSKAFRPVVAAMVIVFLVFGSWTATVSASFGSLPGDALYGVKLFSEGAQITLSPAREVKTKLRIDFAGRRLEEATKLIEKPDIRKEEKLTKSMADFKKGMKTVQDDLEEIKQKSSSKKAVEVAKIVDEKSEEFENKLQETMDKLSDVNKNDVQEAKAVVEVTAVKAVEVIVEKHAQGQAEGITEEEVIEKITSKLERAEAAAALVGVTSASGTAEVISTPVGSEAASSTGEVITGAASGTGEVIGVTGASTATADQLAEKVVEARELLENNDLVGAIAAVKEVNTLASAVGAENQSEASETPIITEPVGVSSTDPIIPVIQTSSTPAVAGAATTTKAVTN
- a CDS encoding O-antigen ligase family protein, translated to MNNNLETMDRIAYWWVKISVYAALVMPFIFLPWTVYPYIFGKTVYLMIVLMSALPWYIYLLARKPEYRPRRSLIMYGLAAYFIGLFLAVIFGVDSNRSFWSYHERMTGFWPLLHYLLFYFMAISVFRGWREWKKVLIFNVGVSVALSFVAFIQRVAPELVLQTGARTGAFMNNPIFLAAYLIFTMFITLVLLQKAVRWSTKAMWGAMLAIQFLAFLFAETRGAMVGVFLAGLVYLALYAILKNNKKIRIISAGIFLAIILASAGFWLIKDQAWTAQVPGLNRFRDISLTGGTAATRFIAWEIAWKGFLERPVFGWGPENYFYTFNKYYNPKSLEFSFYETWFDHAHNQMMDMLNNTGVVGTAAYLALFALIIIQLTKAFKGGKIDTHIYCGSIGILIGYFVQNLFIFDQPNALIMFYFCLAWWQSETTEPKKEGRLFINTPAVAGAWLAVLIIFSFAVLYLFTFRTAFASTWVRSGVIASQAGDYKGSAAAFEKGMAISNQYPDLVPLYYSREMAQISRSMQMPSDELAEYLERSYDALKATVPLHPMNIYNYYLMSLIQLELGKIDPTHHEQALADIDEALRYSPDRQQLRFVRGKALLNLGRTDEAVQYYLETVNLDPNVTESWWNLGIAYYEAEWEDKALEAFEKSASIGGHPVNLPEVAAMVELNAKAGNMPRVIELYNFAIDNIDENDPRLYAGIAAAYFEVGEYELARLYANIAKQLDPSISADTDEFLKMIDEKEAKAGQ